A part of Gracilimonas sediminicola genomic DNA contains:
- a CDS encoding P1 family peptidase: MRSIPYILFILLFTFNSGFSQDRQRPRDLGIKPGILTPGPLNAITDVEGVQVGHKTIMEGDNIRTGVTMILPHDGDLFKSRVPAAVYVGNGFGKALGFTQIRELGEIETPIGLTNTLSIHTVANGITDYVLRQPGNKNVRSVNPVVGETNDGWLNDIRGRHVTIEDVFEAIENARSGLVEEGSVGAGTGTSALGFKGGIGSSSRQLPAKFGGYTVGVLVQSNFGGVLTIDGAPVGEELENHYLSSEVPYDVDGSVMIIVATDAPLLSRNLERLAKRAFLGISRVGGFASNGSGDYVIAFSTHKDVRIEGATSGSTQTYTELKNSANTPLFLAAVEATEEAILNSLFMATTVTGDRGHTQQALPIPEVLEIMEKYNLLEP, from the coding sequence ATGAGATCGATACCTTATATATTGTTCATTTTATTATTCACTTTTAATAGCGGCTTCTCACAGGATCGTCAACGCCCCCGCGACCTTGGGATTAAACCGGGTATTTTAACTCCGGGTCCATTGAATGCCATAACCGATGTGGAAGGTGTACAGGTTGGGCATAAAACAATTATGGAAGGAGATAATATCCGAACCGGGGTAACCATGATTTTGCCCCATGATGGAGATCTGTTCAAAAGCCGGGTTCCGGCAGCTGTCTATGTTGGTAATGGCTTCGGAAAAGCATTAGGCTTTACACAAATCCGGGAACTGGGCGAGATTGAAACTCCCATCGGGCTTACTAATACGCTGAGTATTCATACAGTAGCAAACGGCATAACAGATTATGTTCTGCGACAGCCCGGCAATAAAAATGTACGCTCGGTAAACCCGGTGGTTGGAGAAACCAATGATGGATGGTTGAATGATATCCGAGGGCGGCATGTGACTATTGAGGATGTTTTTGAGGCCATTGAAAATGCCCGATCAGGTTTGGTTGAAGAAGGAAGCGTGGGAGCCGGAACCGGTACTTCTGCACTGGGATTTAAAGGAGGAATCGGAAGCTCATCCCGTCAGCTACCCGCAAAGTTTGGTGGCTATACCGTAGGTGTGTTGGTTCAGTCAAATTTTGGAGGTGTGTTAACAATAGACGGTGCACCGGTTGGGGAAGAACTGGAGAATCATTACCTGTCCAGCGAAGTACCTTACGATGTGGACGGTTCTGTAATGATTATCGTAGCTACCGATGCCCCTCTCCTTTCCAGAAACCTCGAGCGGCTGGCTAAGCGAGCATTCCTTGGAATATCCCGGGTGGGTGGCTTTGCCTCCAATGGCAGTGGAGATTACGTGATTGCTTTTTCAACCCATAAAGATGTACGTATTGAAGGGGCAACCTCCGGCTCAACCCAAACCTATACGGAACTTAAAAACTCGGCCAACACCCCTCTTTTTCTTGCAGCTGTAGAAGCAACCGAAGAAGCCATCCTAAATTCCCTGTTTATGGCTACCACGGTAACCGGAGACCGCGGCCACACCCAACAGGCTCTTCCTATACCGGAGGTATTGGAGATCATGGAAAAGTATAACCTGCTGGAACCGTAG
- a CDS encoding penicillin-binding transpeptidase domain-containing protein, whose protein sequence is MDERTAILSRMFIVLGLILLIPCALGFQLIRINYVEGEELRELWSKQAVDQIPIPAQRGNIYDANGTLLATNAVDYKLAFDPKVTVNGKAGVPKEQVEQLITKLSALTKKSDSFYRTKINSAPARSRYIVLETNLSVLAKDQIKALDIDGVILEENYRRKYTFGTLAAHTLGFVNHETNGRIGLEAYYNEELKGEDGVRQVRRDPFNRIFEYVGAPKKLPRNGYSLHTTIDAYLQAILEDELKAGVDKHLANYGTGIILDPKTGAIKALANYPTFDPNYPGSNNEENRRNFAISDMIEPGSTFKLVTAIAAVEQGVVDFNEVFETPDDGEVVIHDLVLRDHDPLGDLTFKEVIQKSSNVATAEIAMRMDKEVFYQYARNMGFGSSTNIDLIGEVEGRLAKPYEWSLVTLPWMSHGYEIQTTPLQIAQAYAAFANNGKMMRPYLVERIEDKNGEVVSEHEPVEIRRIAKKSTLDKLYPIFESVVADSGTGDLAQVNGLRIAGKTGTAKKVVNGRYTNNYRGSFVGFFPVEDPQYVCLILLDEPRTSGYGGFTAAPIFQNVAKRIAGLDNNIQQNMKVGEEQNPNFVQVPFLKGLKKKQAIELLTGLNIPYEVNGKAGYITKQTPEAGTQINIGQEISLTLSETYAASDSAKVKDGYAEIPNLIGMNMRQATNLLTERGLETEIIGSGTVFAQYPKKGELLRKGYSVTIRGKAKSLELLTQTEKR, encoded by the coding sequence ATGGATGAACGCACTGCCATATTAAGCCGAATGTTTATCGTTCTTGGGTTGATACTCCTCATCCCCTGCGCCTTGGGTTTCCAGCTCATTCGCATTAATTATGTGGAAGGAGAAGAATTGCGCGAACTCTGGAGCAAGCAAGCCGTGGATCAGATCCCGATACCTGCCCAGCGCGGCAACATCTATGATGCCAATGGCACCCTGCTGGCAACCAATGCCGTGGACTACAAACTGGCTTTTGACCCTAAAGTAACGGTAAACGGGAAAGCCGGCGTACCCAAAGAGCAGGTTGAGCAGCTGATCACCAAACTATCCGCTTTAACCAAAAAGAGTGACTCTTTTTACAGAACAAAAATAAATTCAGCACCTGCCCGCTCCCGCTACATCGTTCTTGAAACCAACTTATCGGTATTAGCCAAAGATCAGATCAAAGCTCTGGATATTGATGGCGTTATACTGGAAGAAAACTACCGGCGTAAATATACCTTCGGTACGCTTGCGGCTCATACGTTAGGGTTTGTGAATCATGAAACCAACGGACGAATTGGACTGGAGGCCTATTATAATGAGGAATTAAAAGGAGAAGATGGTGTCCGCCAGGTACGCCGCGATCCCTTTAACCGGATTTTCGAATATGTTGGGGCACCCAAAAAACTTCCCCGCAACGGATACTCATTACATACCACCATTGATGCCTACCTGCAGGCCATCCTCGAAGATGAACTAAAGGCCGGCGTAGATAAGCATCTTGCCAATTACGGGACGGGCATCATCCTGGATCCTAAAACCGGAGCCATTAAAGCCCTGGCAAATTATCCAACATTTGATCCCAACTATCCCGGGAGTAACAATGAAGAAAACCGCCGGAACTTTGCTATTTCTGACATGATCGAGCCCGGTTCTACCTTCAAACTGGTTACAGCCATTGCTGCTGTAGAACAAGGTGTGGTTGATTTTAATGAAGTTTTTGAGACGCCCGATGACGGTGAAGTTGTAATACATGATCTTGTACTAAGAGATCATGATCCGCTGGGCGACCTTACCTTTAAAGAGGTTATCCAGAAATCATCCAACGTAGCAACGGCAGAAATTGCCATGCGGATGGACAAGGAAGTCTTTTACCAGTATGCCCGAAATATGGGTTTTGGCTCCAGCACCAACATTGACCTGATTGGTGAAGTGGAGGGAAGGCTTGCAAAACCTTACGAATGGAGTTTGGTAACGCTGCCCTGGATGTCGCACGGATATGAAATCCAAACCACTCCGCTGCAAATCGCACAGGCTTATGCGGCTTTTGCAAACAACGGAAAGATGATGCGGCCTTACCTGGTAGAGCGAATTGAGGACAAAAACGGGGAAGTTGTTTCTGAACACGAACCGGTAGAAATCCGCCGAATTGCTAAGAAATCTACCTTAGACAAACTGTATCCTATTTTTGAAAGTGTAGTTGCTGATTCCGGAACGGGTGACCTCGCCCAGGTGAACGGGCTGAGAATAGCCGGGAAAACCGGAACCGCCAAGAAAGTGGTTAATGGCCGGTACACCAATAACTATCGGGGCTCATTTGTAGGCTTCTTCCCGGTTGAAGATCCACAGTATGTATGCCTGATTCTTTTGGATGAACCCCGAACAAGTGGTTATGGAGGATTTACCGCTGCACCTATTTTCCAAAATGTGGCTAAGCGAATTGCGGGACTGGATAACAACATTCAGCAGAATATGAAAGTTGGTGAAGAGCAGAATCCAAATTTTGTGCAGGTTCCGTTTTTGAAAGGACTTAAAAAGAAACAAGCTATTGAATTACTTACCGGGTTGAACATTCCTTATGAAGTAAATGGTAAAGCCGGCTATATCACGAAGCAAACTCCTGAAGCAGGCACTCAAATTAACATTGGACAAGAAATTTCTTTAACGCTTTCGGAAACTTATGCGGCTTCTGACAGTGCAAAAGTGAAAGACGGATATGCTGAGATTCCCAACCTGATTGGCATGAACATGCGTCAGGCCACCAACCTGCTTACCGAGCGTGGACTCGAAACCGAGATCATTGGCTCAGGAACCGTATTTGCACAGTATCCCAAAAAGGGAGAACTCCTTCGAAAAGGATACAGCGTAACGATTCGCGGTAAAGCGAAATCACTGGAATTACTCACTCAAACTGAAAAGCGATAA
- the mraZ gene encoding division/cell wall cluster transcriptional repressor MraZ, producing MPSFKGQYEHSIDAKGRVAFPAKLRKSLSPAAQERFTIVRGQEPCLYLYPEDEWSNVEEKLSRINNFTKKGRLAKRNFLRYAEDVSLDKQNRIALPSDLTEYAEINGKAVFLGMGEYIEVWDPEKLAEVDEAMDDGAFEEIFEQVMGDEPETDGA from the coding sequence GTGCCAAGTTTTAAAGGACAATACGAGCATAGTATAGATGCCAAAGGCCGCGTAGCCTTCCCTGCCAAGTTACGCAAATCTTTAAGCCCCGCCGCACAAGAACGCTTCACTATTGTACGCGGACAGGAACCTTGTCTTTATTTATATCCCGAAGACGAGTGGTCGAATGTTGAAGAGAAACTGTCGCGCATAAATAACTTCACAAAAAAAGGCCGCCTGGCTAAACGAAACTTCCTGCGCTACGCGGAAGATGTGTCCCTTGATAAGCAAAACCGGATAGCCCTGCCCTCTGACCTCACTGAATATGCAGAAATTAACGGGAAAGCCGTATTCCTCGGAATGGGCGAGTATATAGAGGTATGGGATCCTGAGAAATTGGCCGAGGTTGATGAAGCAATGGACGACGGTGCCTTCGAAGAGATTTTTGAACAAGTGATGGGAGATGAACCGGAAACCGATGGTGCTTGA
- a CDS encoding UDP-N-acetylmuramoyl-L-alanyl-D-glutamate--2,6-diaminopimelate ligase yields MTIDKLIEICNPLHVTNKDFDGEITTFAIDSREVKEGTVFIAIRGTQVDGHMFLEDAIGRGAKVIICEESYYTEADVCVIEVENTQKLAGPIAQAFAGNPAEQLKVIGITGTNGKTTTATLVYQVLCACGEKASLLGTVSKRILEEVLDSKLTTSDPIELANDMKTMVEAGSDYLVMEVSSHALDQDRVAGIDFEVAAFTNLSQDHLDYHENLDEYAKAKKILFDNLPESSTAVINADDVQGEFMLKDCKAGKSLLSFDNESAHILKNSSDGITIVVNEEKIESPLIGTFNAYNVGEAFLICRALGLDAKDIAAALSNAKGAAGRMEPVTVEGDNLPIVIVDYAHTPDALENVCSTLSSVKEANQTLTVIFGAGGDRDSSKRPKMAKAAAEFADKIIVTSDNPRTENPDLIIADILDGFEVLDNVKSITDRRQAIQQAIADANGNEIILIAGKGHEDYQEVDGKRHHFDDREIARESLTQKAGGGN; encoded by the coding sequence TTGACGATAGATAAACTCATAGAAATTTGTAACCCGCTGCACGTCACAAATAAAGATTTTGATGGTGAGATAACTACGTTCGCCATCGATTCCCGTGAGGTGAAGGAAGGTACAGTCTTTATCGCCATTCGCGGCACACAGGTTGACGGGCATATGTTTTTGGAAGATGCCATCGGCCGTGGAGCCAAGGTTATTATCTGTGAGGAATCCTACTACACTGAAGCTGATGTATGTGTGATTGAAGTTGAAAACACACAGAAACTGGCCGGACCTATTGCCCAGGCTTTTGCGGGGAACCCGGCAGAACAACTCAAAGTGATTGGCATTACCGGAACAAACGGCAAGACCACTACCGCAACCCTGGTGTACCAGGTTTTATGCGCCTGTGGTGAAAAAGCCTCGCTCCTTGGAACGGTAAGTAAACGAATTTTAGAAGAAGTACTCGACAGCAAGCTTACCACTTCCGACCCTATTGAACTTGCCAATGACATGAAGACCATGGTAGAAGCCGGTTCTGATTACCTGGTTATGGAAGTTTCATCTCATGCTTTAGATCAGGACCGGGTGGCCGGAATTGATTTTGAAGTAGCTGCTTTCACGAATCTCAGCCAGGATCATCTTGATTATCATGAAAACCTGGATGAATACGCAAAGGCCAAAAAGATTTTATTCGACAATCTCCCCGAATCCTCAACCGCTGTCATAAACGCTGATGATGTGCAGGGAGAGTTTATGCTGAAGGATTGCAAAGCCGGGAAATCATTACTCAGCTTTGATAATGAATCGGCTCATATCCTGAAAAATTCTTCTGATGGAATTACCATTGTGGTGAATGAGGAAAAAATTGAGAGTCCGCTTATAGGAACCTTTAACGCCTATAATGTAGGTGAAGCATTTCTCATTTGCCGGGCACTGGGCCTGGATGCCAAAGATATTGCAGCCGCATTAAGTAATGCTAAAGGGGCCGCCGGACGTATGGAGCCGGTTACTGTTGAAGGAGATAACCTCCCCATCGTTATAGTGGATTATGCCCACACCCCGGATGCCCTTGAAAACGTTTGTTCTACCCTTTCTTCTGTGAAAGAAGCTAACCAAACTCTGACTGTGATATTTGGCGCCGGTGGAGATCGGGATTCAAGCAAACGCCCGAAAATGGCCAAAGCAGCGGCTGAGTTTGCTGACAAAATTATTGTAACCAGTGACAATCCCCGCACAGAAAATCCTGATTTAATTATCGCAGATATACTGGACGGATTTGAAGTGCTTGATAACGTGAAAAGCATTACCGATCGAAGACAAGCGATTCAACAAGCGATTGCAGATGCAAACGGAAATGAAATTATCCTGATTGCCGGAAAAGGCCATGAGGATTATCAGGAAGTAGATGGCAAGCGCCATCACTTTGACGACCGGGAAATTGCCCGCGAATCTTTAACACAAAAAGCCGGGGGAGGAAACTGA
- the rsmH gene encoding 16S rRNA (cytosine(1402)-N(4))-methyltransferase RsmH yields the protein MNRKPMVLEMTTYHQHIPVLLNESVEGLITDKDGLYIDGTLGGGGHSKEILKHLGENGRLYGIDQDDEALEAASSNIGDDPRFTPIKGNFGYLSTLLPPQTHGQVAGILLDLGVSTHQIKEAERGFSFQEDGPLDMRMGNLSGVSAYQVVNEYEYEKLRDVIFHYGEEKQSRQIARAIIENRPIETTGELQSVVSSVVNKRFEVKSLARVFQGIRIEVNRELDMLKRVMEESLEVLKPGGRIVAISYHSLEDRIVKRFFKAGNFEGKVEKDFYGNPISPIKPVNKQVITPKKEEVSVNPASRSAKLRIAEKIEGGDS from the coding sequence ATGAACCGGAAACCGATGGTGCTTGAGATGACGACATATCACCAACATATCCCGGTTTTACTTAATGAATCGGTAGAAGGACTTATCACCGACAAGGATGGCCTATATATAGATGGTACGCTTGGCGGCGGAGGCCATTCCAAAGAAATTTTAAAACACCTTGGTGAAAACGGACGGCTATACGGCATCGACCAGGATGATGAGGCACTTGAAGCTGCTTCATCCAATATTGGCGATGACCCCCGTTTTACCCCCATAAAAGGTAATTTTGGCTACCTGTCCACCCTTCTACCTCCCCAAACCCACGGACAGGTAGCCGGAATCCTTTTGGATTTAGGAGTTTCAACCCACCAGATTAAAGAAGCAGAACGGGGATTCAGCTTTCAGGAAGACGGACCGCTGGATATGAGAATGGGAAATCTTTCCGGTGTATCTGCTTACCAGGTGGTTAATGAATATGAATACGAAAAGCTGCGCGATGTCATCTTCCACTATGGAGAAGAAAAGCAGAGCCGGCAAATTGCCCGGGCCATTATTGAAAATCGCCCAATCGAAACAACCGGTGAATTACAATCCGTGGTTTCATCCGTTGTAAACAAACGTTTTGAAGTGAAATCACTGGCGCGGGTATTTCAAGGTATCCGCATTGAGGTAAACCGCGAGCTCGATATGCTTAAGCGAGTGATGGAAGAGTCACTGGAAGTTCTGAAGCCCGGCGGACGTATTGTAGCTATTTCGTACCACTCTCTCGAAGACCGTATTGTAAAACGCTTTTTCAAAGCCGGCAACTTCGAAGGTAAAGTGGAAAAAGACTTTTATGGAAACCCGATATCCCCCATAAAGCCTGTAAACAAGCAGGTTATTACCCCCAAAAAAGAAGAGGTTTCCGTAAACCCGGCCTCCCGAAGCGCTAAACTTCGGATAGCCGAGAAGATAGAAGGAGGCGACTCATGA
- the mraY gene encoding phospho-N-acetylmuramoyl-pentapeptide-transferase: MLHELFTWLDATYDVPGTGAVAFISTRTALAAVTSLLISLFVGKKIIHWLSKLQLREVIRDDIGLDSHLAKGETPTMGGVIIILAIVIPALLWMKMESIYSWLIVFVVLALGIVGFIDDYIKVVKKDKSGLAGWFKIAGQVIVGLVVGAVLYFHPDFETFNSLSTVPFLKNVNIDYAYFGETLGWMIYLGVAVFVITAVSNATNLTDGLDGLAAGTSAICGIVFAIFAYVSGRVDFSGFLDIMYLPGAGELTIFAASLIGACIGFLWYNTNPASVFMGDTGSLALGGAFGAVALMLHKELLLPFICGIFFIETLSVIVQTTWFKYTKRKYGEGRRVFLMTPIHHHYEKKGWPEQKIVVRFWIITVLLGILSLLTLKIR, from the coding sequence ATGCTGCACGAACTTTTTACCTGGCTTGATGCTACTTATGACGTTCCCGGTACCGGAGCCGTCGCTTTCATTTCTACCCGAACAGCGCTGGCTGCCGTTACTTCCTTGCTGATCAGCCTGTTTGTTGGTAAGAAAATCATTCACTGGCTGAGTAAACTTCAGCTGCGGGAAGTGATTCGGGACGACATTGGATTAGACAGCCACCTCGCCAAAGGCGAAACGCCAACCATGGGCGGTGTCATTATTATCCTGGCAATCGTTATTCCTGCCCTTTTGTGGATGAAGATGGAAAGCATCTACAGCTGGCTGATTGTATTCGTAGTCCTGGCCTTGGGAATCGTTGGCTTTATTGATGATTACATCAAAGTGGTGAAAAAGGATAAAAGCGGACTCGCTGGATGGTTTAAAATTGCCGGTCAGGTAATTGTTGGTCTGGTTGTGGGTGCCGTACTGTACTTCCATCCTGATTTTGAGACCTTTAATTCCCTTTCAACGGTTCCTTTTCTAAAGAATGTAAACATTGATTACGCCTATTTCGGTGAAACTTTAGGCTGGATGATTTATCTCGGGGTGGCTGTTTTTGTGATTACAGCCGTGAGCAACGCAACCAACTTAACGGATGGTTTAGACGGACTTGCTGCCGGAACATCCGCCATTTGTGGGATTGTATTCGCCATTTTTGCCTACGTGTCCGGCCGGGTTGACTTCTCCGGATTCCTCGACATTATGTACCTGCCGGGAGCCGGTGAGCTCACCATTTTTGCGGCTTCACTGATTGGAGCCTGTATCGGTTTTCTGTGGTATAACACGAATCCGGCCTCGGTTTTTATGGGAGATACCGGTTCACTCGCATTAGGCGGAGCCTTTGGAGCCGTGGCTTTGATGCTGCACAAAGAACTTCTGCTCCCCTTCATTTGTGGAATCTTTTTTATTGAAACGCTTTCGGTGATTGTTCAAACAACCTGGTTCAAATACACCAAAAGAAAGTATGGTGAAGGCCGGCGTGTTTTTCTTATGACGCCCATCCACCATCATTATGAAAAGAAAGGGTGGCCTGAACAGAAAATCGTAGTCCGATTCTGGATCATCACTGTTTTATTGGGAATTCTAAGCCTGTTAACGCTCAAAATCCGATGA
- the murD gene encoding UDP-N-acetylmuramoyl-L-alanine--D-glutamate ligase, translating into MREVKDQHIVVIGAARSGIAAALLLHKKGADIFVSDYGTISEDAKKKLESAGIPFEENGHTDKAKQGDFAVVSPGVPTEAPIVQYYLNEGKEVFSEIEVAGWFTDQNIIAVTGSNGKTTVANWLDHVWKTAKRKHALAGNIGVAFSDEIDRNKGDFLLEVSSFQLDHIKDFKPAVSLILNITPDHLNRYQHSLEAYAAAKFRITENQTGDDRFIFNYDDPIIQKHVEQLKQKQSAPQLWAFSNKREVPEGAFVRDNQIIFKFNNKEESLMSVEEIGLRGKHNLSNGLATALAARAAEIKNEAIRESLKSFTGVEHRLELAREVDGVKYINDSKATNVNAVWFALDSFHVPVTLILGGRDKGNDYSELEAQIREKVHTIIAIGESKDRIEKQLGKVAPNFVRVETMGGAVRAAKKVAKRGEVVLLSPACASFDMFDSYEHRGKIFKEEVNKL; encoded by the coding sequence ATGAGAGAAGTGAAAGACCAACATATCGTTGTGATTGGCGCTGCCCGTAGTGGTATTGCCGCTGCTCTCCTCCTTCATAAAAAGGGAGCGGATATTTTTGTGTCTGATTACGGAACCATCTCGGAAGATGCGAAGAAGAAGTTGGAGTCAGCCGGAATTCCTTTTGAAGAAAACGGACACACAGACAAAGCAAAACAAGGTGATTTTGCCGTAGTAAGTCCGGGCGTGCCAACGGAAGCTCCTATTGTTCAGTATTACCTGAATGAAGGCAAGGAAGTGTTTTCTGAAATTGAAGTTGCCGGATGGTTCACTGATCAAAACATCATTGCCGTAACCGGAAGTAATGGAAAAACGACGGTTGCTAACTGGCTTGATCATGTATGGAAGACCGCCAAGCGGAAACACGCCCTCGCCGGAAACATCGGTGTGGCCTTTTCAGATGAAATTGACAGGAATAAAGGTGATTTCCTGCTGGAAGTGAGCAGCTTTCAGCTCGATCATATTAAAGATTTTAAACCGGCTGTGAGCTTGATTCTGAACATCACTCCTGATCATCTGAACCGCTACCAGCACAGCCTTGAGGCATATGCTGCTGCAAAATTCAGAATTACAGAAAATCAGACGGGGGATGACCGGTTCATCTTCAATTACGATGACCCCATCATCCAAAAACATGTTGAACAGCTAAAGCAAAAACAATCGGCTCCACAATTATGGGCGTTCTCCAACAAGCGGGAAGTACCTGAAGGAGCCTTTGTTCGCGACAATCAAATCATCTTCAAATTCAACAACAAAGAAGAATCCCTTATGTCAGTAGAAGAAATAGGACTACGTGGCAAGCACAATTTAAGTAATGGACTTGCCACCGCATTGGCAGCTCGTGCGGCTGAAATTAAGAATGAGGCGATACGCGAGAGCCTGAAAAGCTTCACCGGTGTGGAGCATCGCCTGGAACTGGCCCGCGAAGTTGATGGCGTGAAGTATATAAATGATAGTAAAGCGACCAATGTAAATGCGGTTTGGTTTGCTTTAGACAGTTTTCACGTGCCGGTTACGCTGATTTTAGGTGGCCGCGACAAAGGGAATGATTACAGCGAGCTGGAAGCTCAAATCCGCGAGAAAGTTCACACCATCATTGCAATTGGCGAATCCAAAGACCGGATTGAGAAACAGCTTGGGAAAGTAGCTCCCAACTTTGTTCGGGTGGAAACCATGGGCGGTGCTGTAAGGGCTGCAAAGAAAGTAGCTAAACGGGGTGAAGTCGTGCTTTTAAGTCCGGCCTGCGCCTCTTTTGATATGTTTGACAGCTACGAACATCGCGGCAAAATTTTTAAAGAAGAAGTGAATAAACTGTGA
- a CDS encoding carboxypeptidase-like regulatory domain-containing protein yields the protein MAFPFVSVIGQSSQSITIQGRVLDKENGSPLVSAHVYISQTKVGTATDRNGEFSFTTKMSGEKTLVVSFLGFKTNAKLIDLDEEKTPLTFVFEMEPNQFDLDQVNVSTSNKEWLNNFGKFRRYFIGDDALAQQTSIENPWSISFETDKNDNLVATASQPLIVKNDALGYEIEIDLVNFTLYKNEDASAYTYYSSFTEMSPEKNSDINSWNTNRERAYKGSFEHFLISLYNDNLRVNDFEVVYLGSFDPFTINEFIKTTPEENITNEQGVKVYRLEDPVDVLYGDRNNNFHQRERSRITPLTEVGVFIVTEDGKLKNPKSLRLDGVWASHLIANLLPIEYYKN from the coding sequence GTGGCATTTCCCTTTGTATCTGTTATCGGGCAGTCTTCACAATCCATCACAATACAGGGACGGGTTTTAGATAAAGAGAATGGCTCGCCGCTGGTTTCCGCTCATGTTTACATTTCACAAACCAAAGTGGGCACGGCCACCGATCGTAATGGAGAGTTTAGCTTTACCACAAAAATGAGTGGAGAAAAAACCCTGGTTGTTAGTTTTTTGGGATTTAAAACCAATGCCAAATTGATTGATCTTGATGAGGAGAAAACGCCGCTGACTTTTGTTTTTGAGATGGAGCCGAATCAATTTGATCTGGACCAGGTGAATGTATCAACCTCAAATAAAGAGTGGCTGAATAACTTCGGGAAGTTCAGAAGGTATTTTATCGGTGATGATGCCCTGGCTCAGCAAACATCCATTGAGAATCCGTGGAGCATAAGTTTTGAAACAGATAAAAATGATAATCTGGTGGCCACTGCCTCCCAGCCTTTGATTGTCAAAAACGATGCTCTTGGCTATGAAATTGAAATTGACCTGGTGAATTTCACCTTGTATAAAAATGAAGATGCCAGTGCTTACACCTACTATTCCAGTTTTACAGAAATGTCGCCGGAAAAAAATTCGGACATCAATAGCTGGAATACCAATCGCGAACGAGCATACAAAGGCTCCTTCGAGCATTTCCTGATTAGTTTGTATAACGATAACCTTCGAGTCAATGATTTTGAGGTAGTGTACCTGGGCAGCTTTGATCCGTTTACCATTAATGAGTTTATAAAAACCACCCCCGAGGAAAACATCACAAATGAGCAGGGTGTAAAAGTGTATCGCCTTGAAGACCCCGTTGACGTTTTATATGGAGATAGAAATAACAACTTTCATCAGAGAGAACGCTCCCGGATTACTCCCCTCACAGAGGTAGGTGTATTTATAGTTACTGAAGACGGGAAACTGAAAAACCCAAAGTCATTACGACTCGATGGAGTTTGGGCTTCGCACCTGATCGCTAATCTTTTACCTATAGAGTATTATAAGAATTAG